The proteins below are encoded in one region of Coffea arabica cultivar ET-39 chromosome 4c, Coffea Arabica ET-39 HiFi, whole genome shotgun sequence:
- the LOC113739881 gene encoding FKBP12-interacting protein of 37 kDa isoform X4 has product MGVVMVGCWFNGISIRMRKKKDMKRKKILKADLETAKSEIQKWHSAFRNESFVQPGTTPEPKIVISYLQNLRSSEESLREQLEKAKKKEAAFIVTFAKREQEIAELKSAVRDLRAQQKPPSMQARKLLLDPAIHEEFTRLKNLVEEKDKKVKELQDNVAAVNFTPQSKMGKMLMAKCRTLQEENEEIGNQANEGKIHELSMKLALQKSQNAELKSQFEGLCKQMDGFTNDVDRSNEMVLLLQEKLEERDDEITRLKQELQQRSIMDIEKTELPVDENPGDE; this is encoded by the exons ATGGGTGTTGTCATGGTTGGGTGCTGGTTCAATGGGATAAGCATTCGaatgaggaagaagaaagatatgaaaagaaaaaagatattaAAG GCAGATCTTGAAACTGCCAAGTCTGAGATCCAAAAGTGGCATTCTGCATTCCGGAATGAGTCATTTGTACAACCAGGCACAACCCCAG AGCCAAAGATAGTAATAAGTTATCTCCAGAACCTGAGATCCTCTGAGGAGTCTCTGAGGGAGCAG CTGGAaaaagcaaagaagaaagaagctGCATTTATTGTAACATTTGCAAAACGTGAGCAGGAGATAGCTGAGCTGAAG TCAGCTGTTAGGGATTTGAGAGCTCAACAAAAGCCACCATCAATGCAG GCAAGGAAGTTACTCTTAGACCCGGCAATACATGAAGAATTCACACGATTGAAG AATTTGGTAGAGGAGAAGGATaaaaaggtgaaagaattgCAAGACAATGTTGCAGCAGTCAATTTTACCCCACAGAGCAAGATGGGAAAGATGTTGATGGCCAAGTGCCGGACTTTGCAGGAGGAAAATGAGGAGATTGGGAACCAAGCTAATGAAGGAAAG ATACATGAATTATCAATGAAACTTGCTCTGCAGAAATCTCAAAATGCAGAACTCAAAAGTCAATTTGAAG GGTTATGCAAGCAAATGGATGGATTCACCAATGATGTGGATAGATCAAATGAAATG gTGCTTTTGTTGCAAGAGAAGCTGGAAGAGAGGGATGATGAGATTACTAGGCTGAAGCAGGAACTGCAGCAGAGAAGCATCATGGACATTGAGAAGACTGAATTACCTGTTGATGAGAATCCCGGTGATGAGTGA
- the LOC113739881 gene encoding FKBP12-interacting protein of 37 kDa isoform X3, with protein MLLQCARCWFNGCCHGWVLVQWDKHSNEEEERYEKKKDIKDLETAKSEIQKWHSAFRNESFVQPGTTPEPKIVISYLQNLRSSEESLREQLEKAKKKEAAFIVTFAKREQEIAELKSAVRDLRAQQKPPSMQARKLLLDPAIHEEFTRLKNLVEEKDKKVKELQDNVAAVNFTPQSKMGKMLMAKCRTLQEENEEIGNQANEGKIHELSMKLALQKSQNAELKSQFEGLCKQMDGFTNDVDRSNEMVLLLQEKLEERDDEITRLKQELQQRSIMDIEKTELPVDENPGDE; from the exons ATGCTCTTGCAATGTGCCAG GTGCTGGTTTAATGGGTGTTGTCATGGTTGGGTGCTGGTTCAATGGGATAAGCATTCGaatgaggaagaagaaagatatgaaaagaaaaaagatattaAAG ATCTTGAAACTGCCAAGTCTGAGATCCAAAAGTGGCATTCTGCATTCCGGAATGAGTCATTTGTACAACCAGGCACAACCCCAG AGCCAAAGATAGTAATAAGTTATCTCCAGAACCTGAGATCCTCTGAGGAGTCTCTGAGGGAGCAG CTGGAaaaagcaaagaagaaagaagctGCATTTATTGTAACATTTGCAAAACGTGAGCAGGAGATAGCTGAGCTGAAG TCAGCTGTTAGGGATTTGAGAGCTCAACAAAAGCCACCATCAATGCAG GCAAGGAAGTTACTCTTAGACCCGGCAATACATGAAGAATTCACACGATTGAAG AATTTGGTAGAGGAGAAGGATaaaaaggtgaaagaattgCAAGACAATGTTGCAGCAGTCAATTTTACCCCACAGAGCAAGATGGGAAAGATGTTGATGGCCAAGTGCCGGACTTTGCAGGAGGAAAATGAGGAGATTGGGAACCAAGCTAATGAAGGAAAG ATACATGAATTATCAATGAAACTTGCTCTGCAGAAATCTCAAAATGCAGAACTCAAAAGTCAATTTGAAG GGTTATGCAAGCAAATGGATGGATTCACCAATGATGTGGATAGATCAAATGAAATG gTGCTTTTGTTGCAAGAGAAGCTGGAAGAGAGGGATGATGAGATTACTAGGCTGAAGCAGGAACTGCAGCAGAGAAGCATCATGGACATTGAGAAGACTGAATTACCTGTTGATGAGAATCCCGGTGATGAGTGA
- the LOC113739881 gene encoding FKBP12-interacting protein of 37 kDa isoform X2: protein MFGGLKLCRCWFNGCCHGWVLVQWDKHSNEEEERYEKKKDIKDLETAKSEIQKWHSAFRNESFVQPGTTPEPKIVISYLQNLRSSEESLREQLEKAKKKEAAFIVTFAKREQEIAELKSAVRDLRAQQKPPSMQARKLLLDPAIHEEFTRLKNLVEEKDKKVKELQDNVAAVNFTPQSKMGKMLMAKCRTLQEENEEIGNQANEGKIHELSMKLALQKSQNAELKSQFEGLCKQMDGFTNDVDRSNEMVLLLQEKLEERDDEITRLKQELQQRSIMDIEKTELPVDENPGDE, encoded by the exons ATGTTTGGGGGATTGAAATTATGCAG GTGCTGGTTTAATGGGTGTTGTCATGGTTGGGTGCTGGTTCAATGGGATAAGCATTCGaatgaggaagaagaaagatatgaaaagaaaaaagatattaAAG ATCTTGAAACTGCCAAGTCTGAGATCCAAAAGTGGCATTCTGCATTCCGGAATGAGTCATTTGTACAACCAGGCACAACCCCAG AGCCAAAGATAGTAATAAGTTATCTCCAGAACCTGAGATCCTCTGAGGAGTCTCTGAGGGAGCAG CTGGAaaaagcaaagaagaaagaagctGCATTTATTGTAACATTTGCAAAACGTGAGCAGGAGATAGCTGAGCTGAAG TCAGCTGTTAGGGATTTGAGAGCTCAACAAAAGCCACCATCAATGCAG GCAAGGAAGTTACTCTTAGACCCGGCAATACATGAAGAATTCACACGATTGAAG AATTTGGTAGAGGAGAAGGATaaaaaggtgaaagaattgCAAGACAATGTTGCAGCAGTCAATTTTACCCCACAGAGCAAGATGGGAAAGATGTTGATGGCCAAGTGCCGGACTTTGCAGGAGGAAAATGAGGAGATTGGGAACCAAGCTAATGAAGGAAAG ATACATGAATTATCAATGAAACTTGCTCTGCAGAAATCTCAAAATGCAGAACTCAAAAGTCAATTTGAAG GGTTATGCAAGCAAATGGATGGATTCACCAATGATGTGGATAGATCAAATGAAATG gTGCTTTTGTTGCAAGAGAAGCTGGAAGAGAGGGATGATGAGATTACTAGGCTGAAGCAGGAACTGCAGCAGAGAAGCATCATGGACATTGAGAAGACTGAATTACCTGTTGATGAGAATCCCGGTGATGAGTGA